A DNA window from Bdellovibrio sp. BCCA contains the following coding sequences:
- the mfd gene encoding transcription-repair coupling factor, protein MARSFHFMKAEMTHTRLETILERAFETTRGKIQVTGASSPLALAYFLSQTYSKKINSLPHLVIVGSLQDANKLQQLIEFFDPSRQAHILPPFDVSPYSGLYPNSRVASDRIQFLAKAQSAKAGEIFISPSDALMQKTLPMKILKDYSRTLKPADELPEDIAEFLNSLGYVSAPMVEDKGQYALRGGIVDIFPPTEDQPVRLDLFGDQIESIRYFSISDQRSTDELTSFVLTPAREILFRDENHERLLQRVRETLEGRPVDKADAEEMLRSLVLKNSFPGIEFLLPYFYGELSSPADHFSGAVNLWFLDPVEISRCADETWAEFKADLATSETHVIRPDLDLLYSPFEKLSFPQNSRQIYFSSLEYLEEESSENAQVEYRTFLTQDFTNLSLTNPVGSELWLQAATNKLHKWKDDGYRIFIGTKNQSHIERLKLVFDKLGLKVARPAEDEYRWDSWLMEQDGDPHLVHVIPHYLSESLRLDEEKVIFLRDEDFYGKKQRSRESSGAQDFQKQAKRLAFGDLKPGDLVAHVKHGVGQYEGLKIMNIGGVESEYIQVGYKDKDKLYLPVYRVGQLQKFSGAATTTILDKLGGTAWEKTKAKVKAHVRDIAADLLALYAKRAEMHRPPFVFKEEEIQLFENSFPYEETEDQMRAINDILSDLKSTKPMDRLVCGDVGFGKTEVAMRAAFFAVQAKKQVALLAPTTVLTFQHFETLKKRFEGWPVDIRVLNRFVTPSEVKKTLQDLKDGKVDIIVGTHKLLGSSIQYKDLGLLIVDEEQKFGVTHKEKIKKLKTSVDTLTLSATPIPRTLNMALVGIRDLSLINTAPVDRLPTRTFVTKFDEETIRKAITAEISRGGQVYFIHNRIESIYGLVDEIRSIVPEARIRVGHGQMEEHELEKTMLAFFHHEIDVLVCTAIVESGMDVPRANTMFIDSAHMFGLSQLYQLRGRVGRSKTRAYCYLMMPRSRKLDKEQQERLKIIQENTALGSGIKIAQYDLELRGAGNILGEEQSGHINSVGYELYMDLLNEALAEAKGEKVEDMDLDPEINLRIPAMIPDSYIADIRIRLSYYKALADITSADDLDRIEEELRDQFGPIPEPTVNLMGLMLIRRQCKELGVRDISAGVKSISLIFTEKTKLKPETVIQLAVRESKKYSLTPDNRLNIKLSNITWSAVHDELEQLLKLI, encoded by the coding sequence GTGGCAAGATCATTCCACTTCATGAAAGCGGAAATGACTCACACAAGGCTTGAAACCATCCTGGAAAGAGCCTTTGAAACAACTCGCGGAAAGATTCAAGTGACCGGAGCTTCTTCTCCGCTCGCGCTTGCTTACTTTTTGTCGCAGACTTACTCTAAAAAAATCAACAGCTTGCCGCACTTAGTTATTGTTGGAAGTCTGCAAGATGCGAACAAACTTCAGCAGTTGATTGAGTTCTTCGACCCATCTCGTCAAGCACATATTCTGCCTCCTTTTGATGTTTCTCCTTACTCGGGTCTTTATCCAAACTCGAGAGTTGCTTCGGATCGAATTCAATTTCTCGCGAAAGCTCAGTCGGCCAAAGCCGGAGAAATCTTCATATCTCCTTCTGACGCGCTGATGCAGAAAACCTTGCCGATGAAAATCCTGAAGGATTATTCGCGAACATTGAAGCCCGCTGACGAACTTCCAGAAGACATCGCGGAGTTTTTAAATTCTCTTGGTTATGTGTCAGCTCCGATGGTGGAGGATAAAGGTCAGTACGCCTTGCGCGGAGGAATCGTCGATATTTTTCCGCCGACGGAAGATCAGCCGGTGCGTCTGGATTTGTTCGGTGATCAGATTGAATCCATTCGTTACTTTAGTATTTCAGATCAACGAAGCACGGATGAGTTGACCTCATTTGTATTAACTCCTGCGCGCGAGATTCTTTTCCGCGATGAAAATCACGAAAGACTTTTACAGCGAGTTCGTGAAACTTTAGAAGGTCGCCCTGTTGATAAAGCGGACGCTGAAGAGATGCTTCGTTCTTTGGTTTTAAAAAATTCATTTCCTGGAATTGAATTTTTGCTTCCGTATTTTTACGGCGAGCTTTCAAGTCCTGCTGATCATTTTTCGGGAGCCGTGAATTTATGGTTCCTAGATCCGGTTGAAATTTCCCGGTGCGCGGATGAAACGTGGGCTGAGTTTAAAGCAGATCTTGCGACAAGCGAAACTCACGTTATTCGCCCTGATTTAGATTTACTCTATTCGCCATTTGAGAAGCTTTCTTTTCCACAAAACTCTCGCCAAATTTATTTTTCGTCTTTGGAATATCTGGAAGAGGAAAGTTCTGAAAATGCACAAGTTGAGTACCGCACATTCCTCACTCAGGATTTTACGAATTTAAGCCTTACAAATCCTGTGGGTTCTGAATTGTGGTTGCAGGCTGCAACGAACAAACTTCACAAGTGGAAAGACGACGGCTACAGAATTTTTATCGGAACTAAAAATCAATCACACATTGAAAGATTGAAACTTGTTTTCGATAAACTGGGGTTGAAAGTCGCGCGCCCTGCGGAAGATGAATACCGTTGGGATTCTTGGCTGATGGAGCAAGATGGCGATCCGCATTTAGTTCACGTCATTCCTCATTATCTTTCTGAAAGCCTTCGTCTGGATGAAGAGAAAGTTATTTTTCTTCGCGACGAAGACTTCTATGGAAAAAAACAGCGCTCGCGTGAATCTTCAGGTGCTCAAGACTTTCAAAAACAAGCAAAGCGATTAGCCTTCGGTGACTTAAAACCTGGGGATCTCGTTGCTCACGTCAAACATGGCGTGGGTCAGTACGAGGGACTTAAGATCATGAACATCGGTGGTGTTGAGTCTGAATACATTCAGGTTGGCTATAAAGATAAAGATAAACTTTATCTACCCGTTTATCGCGTGGGACAGCTTCAAAAATTTTCGGGAGCTGCCACCACAACTATTCTTGATAAACTTGGCGGCACGGCTTGGGAAAAAACCAAAGCTAAAGTCAAAGCCCACGTTCGTGATATCGCGGCCGATCTTCTGGCGCTTTATGCAAAGCGCGCCGAGATGCACAGACCCCCGTTTGTTTTTAAAGAAGAAGAGATTCAACTTTTTGAAAACAGTTTCCCTTACGAAGAAACTGAAGATCAAATGCGCGCGATCAATGATATTTTGTCGGATCTTAAATCGACAAAACCTATGGATCGTTTGGTTTGTGGTGACGTGGGTTTCGGAAAAACTGAGGTGGCGATGCGTGCAGCGTTCTTTGCCGTTCAGGCAAAAAAACAAGTCGCCCTTCTTGCTCCGACAACCGTTTTAACTTTCCAGCACTTTGAAACTTTGAAAAAACGTTTTGAAGGTTGGCCTGTTGATATTCGTGTCTTAAACCGTTTTGTCACTCCGTCTGAAGTGAAAAAGACTCTGCAAGATCTTAAAGACGGAAAAGTCGATATCATCGTCGGCACTCATAAACTTTTAGGCTCTTCAATTCAGTATAAAGATTTAGGTCTTTTGATTGTCGACGAAGAACAAAAGTTCGGAGTTACTCATAAAGAGAAAATTAAAAAGCTTAAAACAAGCGTTGATACGCTGACTTTATCTGCGACACCCATTCCAAGAACTTTAAACATGGCTCTTGTGGGAATTCGAGATTTGAGTCTTATCAATACGGCTCCCGTCGATCGTCTTCCAACAAGAACTTTCGTTACGAAGTTTGATGAAGAAACAATTCGTAAAGCGATCACGGCTGAAATTTCTCGCGGTGGACAAGTTTACTTTATCCACAATCGTATTGAGTCCATTTATGGATTGGTCGATGAGATTCGCAGTATCGTTCCCGAAGCCCGCATCCGTGTCGGTCACGGGCAAATGGAAGAACATGAACTCGAAAAAACTATGCTCGCGTTCTTCCATCACGAAATTGACGTTCTAGTTTGTACAGCCATTGTAGAATCCGGAATGGATGTCCCTCGTGCAAATACCATGTTCATTGATTCTGCTCACATGTTTGGACTTTCACAGCTTTATCAATTGCGGGGACGCGTGGGTCGAAGCAAGACTCGCGCATATTGCTATTTGATGATGCCAAGAAGTCGCAAGCTCGACAAAGAACAACAAGAGCGTTTGAAGATCATTCAAGAAAACACAGCACTGGGTAGCGGAATTAAAATTGCTCAATACGATCTTGAACTTCGCGGTGCCGGAAATATTCTAGGTGAAGAACAATCAGGTCATATCAACTCTGTTGGTTATGAATTGTACATGGATCTTCTCAACGAAGCTTTAGCGGAAGCTAAGGGTGAAAAAGTAGAAGACATGGATCTCGATCCGGAAATCAACTTAAGAATCCCTGCGATGATTCCTGATAGCTACATCGCCGATATTCGTATTCGTTTAAGTTATTACAAAGCTTTGGCAGATATCACCTCGGCAGATGACTTAGATCGTATCGAAGAAGAGTTGCGCGATCAGTTCGGTCCAATTCCAGAACCAACTGTGAACTTGATGGGACTCATGCTCATCCGTCGCCAGTGTAAAGAACTCGGTGTCCGCGACATCAGCGCCGGAGTAAAATCCATCTCGTTGATCTTTACAGAAAAAACAAAATTAAAACCAGAAACTGTGATTCAACTGGCAGTTCGTGAAAGCAAAAAATACTCTCTTACACCAGACAATCGCCTAAACATCAAACTCAGCAACATCACCTGGTCGGCAGTCCACGATGAGCTAGAACAACTCCTGAAACTTATCTAA
- the atpC gene encoding ATP synthase F1 subunit epsilon: protein MFKLTIVTPERRLLVNQEVEEVTVPGFKGELNILPGHAPLITTLETGVMKWKLKGKEKQDTAVISWGYCQVSPEGVNVLANIADLPEEIDIQATKEFLAASEKRIMNELITDEDWTEFQREWARARAKLDVAEGQAKK from the coding sequence ATGTTTAAACTGACTATCGTGACTCCAGAAAGACGTTTACTCGTCAACCAAGAGGTTGAAGAAGTAACTGTTCCTGGCTTCAAAGGAGAACTCAACATTCTTCCTGGTCACGCTCCATTGATCACAACGCTTGAAACAGGCGTTATGAAATGGAAACTAAAGGGTAAAGAAAAGCAAGACACGGCTGTTATCAGCTGGGGTTATTGCCAAGTGAGCCCTGAAGGCGTGAACGTTCTTGCGAACATCGCAGATCTTCCAGAGGAAATTGATATCCAAGCTACGAAAGAATTCTTGGCTGCTTCTGAAAAGCGCATCATGAATGAGCTTATCACTGATGAAGATTGGACAGAATTCCAACGCGAGTGGGCTCGTGCAAGAGCGAAACTCGATGTGGCTGAAGGCCAAGCTAAGAAGTAA
- a CDS encoding glycoside hydrolase family 3 protein, with product MTLEEKVGQLFIVGFPQKNISPDLEKFIADYKPGSFLLFKRNISSGEQIRDLNLALYRTSYKHTKLPPLIAIDQEGGSVSRLPITPAPPNALALGQTQSPLLAEEMGYQTGLFLREVGFNMNLAPVLDVTDPLGTSFIGVRSFGADPHLVGELGVAYSKGLLKARVIPTAKHFPGTGNLKADPHVSVVQNTSSLESLKAKDLKPYEAYSSLGDRVAVMLSHLIYPALDHTREPASFSKKISTELLRGELKYKGLVVTDDLQMQGSKQLLRPEVAALRALQAGADIVMLTWSFADQGRAFEFVKSAVQKGELSQSELNQKLHRILTVKAFANLYRRDPKQLSLLQGPRLTSKDYSELESNILDQNLKTNLLPKSLPGKETKKRKPSSISRVCVAAPSKAFIDSFKKSSNKHVDAKLLTGTFDKGQVQEWMREKNCTLTVAAITGPKTAALLRSLPAQEKKNLIVVNLGAPRLMPQQKGYLRVIQLYFNHADSGKKIAQHLEEILNDSSNSYAFLQ from the coding sequence ATGACCTTGGAAGAAAAAGTCGGACAACTTTTTATCGTGGGCTTTCCCCAAAAGAACATCTCGCCTGACTTAGAAAAATTTATTGCTGACTACAAGCCTGGTTCTTTTTTGTTGTTTAAAAGAAATATTTCTTCTGGTGAGCAGATCCGTGACCTGAACCTTGCGCTTTACCGTACGAGCTATAAGCACACAAAACTTCCACCATTGATTGCCATCGATCAAGAAGGCGGCTCGGTCTCTCGTCTTCCTATTACGCCAGCTCCGCCGAATGCTTTAGCATTGGGGCAAACGCAGTCGCCGCTTCTCGCAGAAGAAATGGGTTATCAAACAGGTCTTTTTTTGCGCGAAGTAGGCTTTAACATGAATCTCGCACCCGTGTTGGATGTCACAGATCCTCTGGGCACAAGTTTTATTGGTGTTAGATCTTTCGGTGCAGATCCTCATTTGGTTGGAGAGCTTGGTGTTGCATATTCAAAGGGACTTCTCAAAGCCCGCGTGATTCCTACAGCAAAACATTTTCCAGGAACTGGAAACTTAAAAGCCGATCCACATGTCAGTGTTGTTCAAAACACCTCATCACTTGAATCACTGAAAGCAAAAGATTTAAAACCTTACGAAGCATATTCTTCATTGGGAGACCGCGTGGCCGTGATGCTTTCCCACTTGATCTATCCCGCGCTAGATCATACTCGCGAGCCTGCGAGTTTTTCCAAAAAGATATCCACAGAACTTTTACGTGGAGAATTAAAATACAAAGGCCTTGTCGTCACTGATGACTTACAAATGCAGGGATCAAAACAACTTCTAAGACCGGAAGTGGCGGCCCTGCGCGCTCTTCAGGCTGGAGCCGATATCGTGATGCTCACGTGGTCTTTTGCCGATCAGGGAAGAGCCTTTGAATTTGTAAAAAGCGCCGTACAAAAAGGCGAGCTTTCACAAAGTGAATTGAATCAAAAGCTTCACCGCATTCTTACTGTAAAAGCTTTCGCCAATCTTTATCGCCGCGATCCAAAACAGCTGTCTCTTTTGCAAGGTCCAAGACTCACATCAAAAGATTACAGTGAACTTGAATCCAATATTTTAGATCAAAACTTAAAAACAAATCTTTTGCCAAAATCTCTTCCTGGGAAGGAAACGAAAAAGCGTAAACCCTCTTCAATCAGTCGTGTTTGTGTCGCAGCTCCTTCAAAAGCTTTCATCGATTCATTTAAAAAATCTTCGAATAAACACGTCGATGCGAAATTACTGACAGGCACTTTCGACAAAGGACAAGTTCAAGAATGGATGCGTGAGAAAAATTGCACTCTCACCGTTGCCGCCATCACAGGTCCAAAAACAGCGGCACTGCTAAGATCCCTACCTGCTCAAGAAAAGAAGAATTTAATCGTCGTAAACTTAGGTGCTCCTCGTTTGATGCCTCAACAAAAAGGCTATCTACGAGTGATTCAGTTGTATTTCAATCATGCCGATTCAGGAAAAAAGATCGCCCAACATCTTGAAGAAATCCTCAACGACTCTTCCAATTCTTACGCTTTTCTTCAATAG
- the atpG gene encoding ATP synthase F1 subunit gamma produces MASLKDIRARIESTKNTQQITKAMKLVSAAKLRKAQNQIVNMRPYALTLRKVIADIAVTNKVSHPLMEKKEQVKNVLLVVITSDRGLCGAFNSNINKFTENYIKENKAKLEKIDFIFIGRKGHDYFAKRDIKAVDYITKLDKDISYELASKVANRVMEDYLEGNYDEVRIVHNQFNSAISQTVVCETILPIDIGLTTFKTENEKANEFAVDMIFEPAPEKIIKELLEKHFDLQVYRCMSESVAGEHGARMSAMENATNNARDMINKLTLTYNKLRQEKITTELTEIVSGAEALK; encoded by the coding sequence ATGGCTAGCTTAAAGGATATCCGGGCTCGAATTGAGTCCACTAAAAACACCCAGCAGATCACAAAAGCTATGAAGCTTGTGTCTGCTGCAAAGTTACGTAAGGCGCAAAATCAAATTGTGAATATGCGTCCTTACGCTTTGACTTTGCGTAAGGTGATTGCGGATATCGCTGTGACAAACAAAGTGTCGCATCCGTTGATGGAGAAGAAAGAACAAGTAAAGAATGTTTTGCTTGTTGTTATCACTTCTGATCGCGGTCTTTGCGGCGCTTTCAACAGCAATATCAACAAATTCACTGAAAACTATATTAAAGAAAATAAAGCGAAGCTCGAGAAAATCGACTTCATCTTTATCGGTCGTAAAGGTCATGACTACTTTGCGAAGAGAGATATCAAAGCCGTGGATTACATCACGAAGCTTGATAAGGATATCTCTTACGAGTTGGCTTCGAAAGTCGCTAACCGCGTGATGGAAGATTACCTTGAGGGCAATTACGACGAAGTTCGTATTGTTCATAACCAATTCAATTCCGCGATTTCTCAAACTGTAGTTTGCGAAACAATCTTGCCAATCGATATCGGCTTGACGACTTTCAAAACTGAAAATGAGAAAGCGAATGAATTTGCTGTCGACATGATTTTCGAACCGGCTCCAGAGAAGATCATCAAAGAACTTCTTGAAAAGCATTTCGATCTTCAAGTTTACAGATGTATGTCTGAGTCTGTTGCCGGTGAACATGGTGCTCGTATGAGCGCGATGGAGAACGCGACAAACAATGCGCGTGACATGATCAATAAGCTCACGTTGACGTACAACAAATTGAGACAAGAAAAAATTACTACAGAATTGACTGAAATCGTATCTGGCGCTGAAGCGCTTAAATAG
- a CDS encoding ATP synthase F0 subunit B, with protein sequence MKLLLNLFIILAPALVMAAGGEHGAAHGEAGVPKVVLYQLINVTILVVGLVYFTKDSIVTFFSGRKAAYLEAAQKSAFAREQAEKEFVDIKQKISNLDATREEALKKAHAHAEDMKKQILDEAQDVTKRIREDAELTAKLEVQRAQKELRAQLLKDSMEAARIVMTKDLGSADQQKLQKDFVNNVGV encoded by the coding sequence ATGAAGTTGCTTTTGAATCTATTTATTATCTTGGCTCCTGCGCTTGTGATGGCGGCAGGTGGTGAGCATGGTGCTGCACACGGTGAAGCAGGTGTTCCTAAAGTTGTTCTATATCAATTGATCAACGTGACGATTCTTGTTGTGGGTCTTGTGTACTTCACAAAAGACAGCATCGTGACTTTCTTCTCTGGAAGAAAAGCAGCTTATCTTGAAGCAGCTCAAAAATCTGCGTTTGCTCGTGAGCAAGCAGAGAAAGAATTCGTCGATATCAAGCAAAAGATTTCTAATCTCGATGCCACTCGTGAAGAAGCTTTGAAGAAAGCTCACGCCCACGCAGAAGACATGAAAAAACAAATCTTGGACGAAGCTCAAGACGTGACAAAACGTATTCGTGAAGATGCTGAATTGACGGCAAAGCTTGAAGTTCAACGTGCGCAAAAAGAACTTCGCGCGCAACTTTTGAAAGACTCAATGGAAGCCGCTCGCATCGTGATGACGAAAGATCTTGGCTCTGCTGATCAACAAAAACTTCAAAAAGATTTCGTAAACAACGTGGGAGTGTAG
- the atpH gene encoding ATP synthase F1 subunit delta → MVSEVSKRYAKALLAVTKQKGIHAKAFAELQTLAKGFTEDAAVRNYFANPMISPDQKVAAVKAALSGKGVSEEVINTLVLLGEKGRLEILDQVALAFRDLLDLEEGVTRGVVRSAQPLSADAQKEIEQKINKVLNKKIVLTYEQDPKLLGGVVAQVGGWTFDDSIDTHLKKLNEELNRRAN, encoded by the coding sequence ATGGTAAGTGAAGTTTCTAAAAGATACGCGAAGGCCCTTCTCGCTGTAACAAAACAAAAAGGCATCCACGCTAAAGCGTTTGCAGAATTGCAAACACTTGCAAAAGGTTTCACTGAAGATGCCGCTGTAAGAAATTATTTTGCTAATCCAATGATTTCTCCGGACCAAAAAGTAGCTGCGGTTAAAGCGGCTTTGTCTGGCAAAGGAGTTTCTGAAGAAGTTATCAATACATTGGTTCTTCTAGGTGAAAAAGGTCGTTTGGAAATCCTCGATCAAGTTGCTCTTGCTTTCAGAGATCTTTTGGATCTTGAAGAAGGTGTAACTCGTGGAGTGGTTCGCTCTGCTCAGCCTCTGTCAGCTGATGCGCAAAAAGAGATCGAACAAAAGATCAATAAGGTTTTGAACAAGAAGATCGTATTGACTTACGAACAAGATCCGAAACTTTTGGGCGGCGTTGTTGCTCAAGTGGGTGGATGGACTTTCGATGACAGCATCGATACGCATTTGAAAAAGTTAAATGAAGAATTAAACAGGAGAGCCAACTAA
- the atpA gene encoding F0F1 ATP synthase subunit alpha: protein METQIRADEISRVLKEQINQYNKKIEVSETGSVLSVGDGVARIYGLENAMAGELVEFPGEVFGMVLNLEEGHVGVVIFGEDRHIKEGDTVKRTKKIVQVPVGEALLGRVVDALGNAIDGRGAINTPHSRVVELKAPGIVYRHPVEEPLQTGIKAIDALVPIGRGQRELIIGDRQTGKTAIAVDTIINQKGQGVHCFYVAIGQKQSTVALVVEKLRAAGALEYTTVIAANASDPAPLQFLAAYSGTAMAEYFRDTGRHALIVYDDLTKQAQAYRQVSLLLRRPPGREAYPGDVFYLHSRLLERASKLSADKGGGSLTALPIIETQAGDISAYIPTNVISITDGQIFLESDLFYKGIRPAISVGKSVSRVGGAAQIKAMKQVAGSMKLELAQFRAMEAFAAFASDLDKATQQQLARGRRLVEVLKQGQYSPVKVEEQIAMIFAASNGFVDAYPETDVKKYEKEMIEFLKNKHSEILKTISEKKAIADDTKKALLAALEEFKAVFQPSTKK from the coding sequence ATGGAAACACAAATTCGTGCTGACGAAATCAGTCGTGTTCTCAAAGAACAAATCAATCAATACAACAAAAAGATTGAAGTAAGCGAAACAGGTAGCGTTCTTTCCGTAGGGGACGGTGTTGCCCGTATTTACGGTCTTGAAAATGCAATGGCGGGTGAGCTCGTTGAGTTCCCAGGCGAAGTATTCGGAATGGTATTGAACCTTGAAGAAGGTCACGTGGGCGTGGTTATCTTCGGTGAAGACCGTCACATTAAAGAAGGCGACACTGTTAAGAGAACAAAGAAAATCGTTCAAGTTCCAGTTGGTGAAGCTCTTCTTGGTCGCGTAGTTGACGCTCTTGGAAATGCAATCGACGGTCGTGGTGCTATCAACACACCTCACAGCCGCGTCGTTGAATTGAAAGCTCCTGGTATCGTTTACCGTCATCCAGTTGAAGAACCTCTTCAAACAGGTATCAAAGCGATCGACGCTCTTGTGCCAATCGGCCGCGGACAACGTGAGTTGATCATTGGTGACCGTCAAACTGGTAAAACTGCTATCGCGGTTGACACTATCATCAATCAAAAAGGTCAAGGCGTTCATTGCTTCTACGTAGCTATCGGTCAAAAACAATCGACTGTGGCTCTTGTGGTTGAAAAATTGCGTGCAGCTGGTGCTCTTGAGTACACAACTGTTATCGCAGCGAATGCATCTGACCCAGCTCCACTTCAATTCTTGGCTGCTTACTCTGGAACAGCAATGGCTGAATACTTCCGTGATACTGGCAGACACGCATTGATCGTTTACGATGATTTGACGAAACAAGCTCAAGCTTACCGTCAAGTTTCCTTGCTTCTTCGCCGTCCTCCAGGACGTGAAGCGTATCCAGGGGACGTATTCTATCTTCACAGCCGTTTGCTAGAGCGTGCATCTAAATTGTCTGCGGATAAAGGTGGCGGTTCATTGACTGCTCTTCCAATCATCGAGACTCAAGCGGGTGACATCTCTGCTTACATCCCTACAAACGTGATCTCTATCACTGACGGTCAGATCTTCCTTGAATCAGACTTGTTCTATAAAGGTATCCGTCCAGCGATCTCTGTGGGTAAATCAGTATCGCGCGTAGGTGGTGCGGCTCAAATCAAAGCGATGAAACAAGTTGCCGGTTCAATGAAGCTTGAACTTGCTCAGTTCCGTGCGATGGAAGCTTTCGCAGCGTTTGCTTCTGACTTGGATAAAGCAACTCAACAACAATTGGCGCGTGGTCGTCGTTTGGTTGAAGTTCTTAAACAAGGTCAATACTCTCCAGTAAAAGTTGAAGAGCAAATTGCGATGATCTTCGCAGCTTCTAACGGTTTTGTTGATGCTTACCCAGAGACAGACGTTAAGAAATACGAAAAAGAAATGATCGAGTTCTTGAAGAACAAGCACTCTGAAATTCTTAAAACTATTTCTGAGAAAAAAGCGATTGCTGACGATACTAAAAAGGCGCTTTTGGCGGCTCTTGAAGAGTTTAAAGCTGTATTCCAACCTTCTACTAAGAAGTAA
- the atpD gene encoding F0F1 ATP synthase subunit beta, producing MAFGKVKQVTGPVVDVEFEGGELPAINSALRVTNKFISDAEMNLVLEVAQHLGDSVVRTIAMDQTEGLVRGEKVKATGNMITAPVGREALGRIINVIGEPIDEMGPVNAKEHWGIHRSAPKFEDQATSAAMLMTGIKVVDLLAPYAKGGKIGLFGGAGVGKTVLIQELIRNIATEHGGFSVFAGVGERTREGNDLWREMKESGVISKTALVFGQMNEPPGARARVALTGLTVAEYFRDVENQDVLFFVDNIFRFTQAGAEVSALLGRIPSAVGYQPNLATEMGALQERITSTKKGSITSVQAVYVPADDYTDPAPATTFTHLDATTNLDRDIAAMAIFPAVHPLTSTSRLLDPQVIGEEHYKCARDVQALLQRYRELQDIIAILGMDELSEDDKLVVSRSRKIQRFLSQPFFVAEQFTGLQGKYVDIKDTVKGFREILDGKHDALPEQAFYLVGTIEDVIEKAKKLQA from the coding sequence ATGGCATTCGGTAAAGTAAAACAAGTAACTGGTCCCGTAGTGGACGTAGAGTTCGAAGGCGGAGAACTTCCTGCGATCAACTCTGCTCTTCGTGTAACTAATAAATTTATCTCTGACGCTGAAATGAATCTTGTTCTAGAAGTTGCTCAACACTTGGGTGACAGCGTTGTTCGCACTATCGCGATGGACCAAACTGAAGGTTTGGTTCGTGGTGAAAAAGTAAAAGCGACCGGCAACATGATCACAGCTCCTGTAGGCCGTGAAGCTTTGGGCCGTATCATCAACGTTATCGGTGAACCGATCGACGAAATGGGCCCAGTAAACGCAAAAGAACACTGGGGCATTCATAGATCCGCTCCGAAATTCGAAGACCAAGCAACTTCTGCAGCGATGTTGATGACTGGTATCAAAGTCGTTGACCTTTTAGCTCCTTACGCAAAGGGTGGTAAGATCGGTTTGTTCGGTGGTGCGGGTGTTGGTAAAACGGTTCTTATCCAAGAATTGATCCGTAACATCGCGACTGAGCACGGTGGTTTCTCTGTATTCGCGGGCGTTGGTGAACGTACTCGTGAAGGAAACGATTTGTGGCGTGAAATGAAAGAATCAGGCGTTATCTCTAAAACTGCGCTTGTGTTCGGTCAGATGAATGAACCTCCTGGAGCACGTGCGCGTGTTGCTTTGACTGGTTTGACAGTTGCGGAATACTTCCGTGACGTAGAAAACCAAGACGTTCTTTTCTTCGTTGATAACATCTTCCGCTTTACTCAAGCGGGTGCCGAAGTGTCTGCACTTCTTGGCCGTATCCCATCTGCCGTTGGTTACCAACCAAACTTGGCGACTGAAATGGGTGCTTTGCAAGAGCGTATCACTTCTACCAAGAAGGGTTCTATCACTTCCGTTCAAGCGGTTTACGTACCAGCGGATGACTATACGGATCCAGCTCCAGCAACTACATTTACTCACTTGGATGCAACGACGAACCTTGACCGTGATATCGCTGCTATGGCGATCTTCCCTGCGGTTCACCCGTTGACTTCAACTTCTCGTTTGCTTGACCCTCAAGTTATCGGTGAAGAGCACTATAAGTGCGCTCGTGACGTTCAAGCCTTGTTGCAACGTTACCGTGAGCTTCAAGATATCATCGCGATCTTGGGTATGGACGAGTTGTCTGAAGACGATAAACTTGTTGTATCTCGTTCTCGTAAAATCCAACGTTTCTTGTCTCAACCGTTCTTCGTTGCTGAGCAGTTCACTGGCTTGCAAGGTAAATACGTTGATATCAAAGACACTGTTAAAGGTTTCCGCGAGATCCTTGACGGTAAACACGATGCTCTTCCTGAGCAAGCGTTCTACCTTGTTGGAACTATCGAAGACGTTATCGAGAAAGCTAAGAAGCTACAGGCTTAA